Proteins encoded in a region of the Deltaproteobacteria bacterium genome:
- a CDS encoding hydroxylase, giving the protein MPAADISLSLSAEPLSPTSLLETAQSFAPRIRLVYEQIEADRRLPPALVKSFAHAGLFRLLIPQALGGLETDAVTALQVFEEMAKVDGSVGWSIMIGATGGLVSAYLAPQVAWTIYGSDPQVITGGALSPTGKAVAVDGGYRVTGHWQFNSGCQHCSWLMGTCIIFDGDTPRKGKNGETISTMMIFPATDVEIIDTWLVSGLRGSGSHDIVANDVFVPNGYHASLVSDHPFHDGPLYRFPMFGLLAVSVASVALGIARGAINTLREMAPKKRLTTTRKRMAEREVVQMQVAQAEGLLRSGRAFLFDTVQHVWNSLLAQETPTLEQRALLRLAATQATTQAAQAIDLMYHAAGTSSIWAHNPLQRYFRDVHVVTQHAILSAPIYELTGRVFIGQPTETSML; this is encoded by the coding sequence ATGCCCGCCGCAGACATCTCCCTCTCCCTGTCCGCTGAACCTCTCTCTCCAACTTCTCTACTGGAAACCGCACAGAGTTTCGCCCCGCGCATTCGCTTAGTCTATGAACAAATCGAGGCGGATCGTCGCCTTCCTCCTGCGTTAGTCAAATCGTTCGCCCATGCTGGTCTGTTTCGTTTATTGATTCCACAGGCTCTCGGTGGACTGGAAACCGATGCTGTCACCGCGCTGCAGGTTTTTGAAGAAATGGCTAAAGTCGACGGCTCTGTTGGTTGGAGCATCATGATCGGTGCAACTGGTGGCTTGGTCAGCGCCTACTTGGCTCCTCAGGTTGCATGGACCATCTATGGTAGCGATCCTCAGGTCATTACGGGTGGCGCGCTGTCCCCAACTGGCAAGGCCGTCGCTGTTGACGGTGGTTATCGTGTCACTGGCCACTGGCAGTTCAACAGTGGGTGCCAGCATTGTTCGTGGCTCATGGGCACCTGCATCATTTTTGATGGCGATACACCGAGAAAAGGCAAGAATGGGGAAACGATCTCAACGATGATGATTTTTCCGGCGACCGACGTAGAAATTATAGATACGTGGCTGGTCTCTGGGTTACGTGGCAGCGGTAGTCACGACATCGTCGCCAATGATGTTTTCGTTCCTAATGGATACCACGCTTCGCTTGTCTCTGACCATCCGTTTCATGATGGTCCACTCTATCGTTTTCCGATGTTTGGCTTACTTGCTGTTTCTGTTGCCAGTGTCGCGTTAGGCATTGCCCGAGGTGCAATTAACACCTTACGGGAAATGGCCCCAAAGAAACGCCTTACCACCACCCGCAAGCGTATGGCGGAACGCGAGGTCGTGCAAATGCAGGTCGCGCAGGCAGAAGGCCTTTTACGATCCGGGCGCGCGTTTCTGTTCGACACCGTACAGCACGTATGGAATAGCCTTCTGGCCCAGGAAACCCCGACCCTGGAACAACGCGCCCTTTTACGGTTAGCCGCAACCCAGGCCACAACCCAGGCCGCTCAGGCGATCGACCTTATGTATCACGCCGCAGGGACCAGCTCGATTTGGGCACACAATCCGTTACAGCGCTACTTTCGCGATGTCCACGTCGTCACCCAACATGCCATCCTCAGCGCACCGATCTATGAACTGACAGGGCGCGTGTTCATCGGACAGCCAACGGAAACATCGATGCTTTAA
- a CDS encoding class I SAM-dependent methyltransferase: MSGQRHALLQQVEAYYTAKVVEHGPTARGVDWNSEASQQLRFQQLLRVLDSERGPFSFNDIGCGFGALAAYLQTNCQVPFHYHGFDLAPAMIRYAHEQYGHLANCRFSDAPASLTTAHYTVASGIFNVKLSTELEEWRTYMLDTIEQMAQLSTRGFAFNVLTSYSDRERMRPDLYYADPGFLFDYCQRHYSRWVAILHDYGLYEFTVIVRKEERG; this comes from the coding sequence ATGAGTGGTCAGCGACACGCCTTGCTACAGCAAGTTGAAGCCTATTATACGGCGAAGGTTGTAGAACATGGACCGACGGCGCGAGGAGTTGATTGGAACTCCGAAGCGTCACAGCAGCTTCGTTTTCAACAACTCCTCCGGGTGCTTGATAGCGAACGAGGCCCTTTTTCTTTTAACGATATTGGCTGTGGCTTTGGCGCGTTAGCCGCATACCTGCAGACGAATTGCCAGGTGCCGTTTCATTATCACGGATTCGATCTTGCGCCGGCGATGATTCGCTACGCCCATGAGCAGTATGGACACCTGGCAAATTGTCGGTTTTCTGACGCGCCTGCATCGCTCACCACGGCGCACTATACCGTTGCGAGCGGGATCTTCAACGTAAAACTCTCAACCGAGCTGGAAGAATGGCGCACCTACATGCTTGATACGATCGAGCAAATGGCTCAGCTCAGTACGCGTGGCTTTGCTTTCAATGTGTTGACCAGTTATTCCGACCGCGAGCGGATGCGTCCAGATTTGTACTATGCCGATCCCGGTTTCTTATTCGATTACTGCCAGCGTCACTATTCTCGTTGGGTAGCGATTCTCCACGACTACGGATTGTATGAATTCACCGTGATAGTTCGTAAAGAGGAAAGAGGTTAA
- a CDS encoding class I SAM-dependent methyltransferase, with amino-acid sequence MKLVRIDPPGTFCFYEAVFDMVDRLHARTFVEVGCGAGGLSYKLVERGLTGVGYDFSAEAVALATETLRPFIAARRYQLIHGDVWSIAASEEHVDLSLSMMVMEHIHDDVAFLQKLASLVRPGGHVLVAVPGRKEKWSVEDDTVGHLRRYDREDLIATFAKAQIENVEVWSVAVPTANLLFSLGNLMIRHSAETEKRQQSQRQQTETSGIREIPFKTVFPPFCKLLLNRVTLAPLFWLQRRFYHTRLGLTLLGVGTVK; translated from the coding sequence ATGAAACTGGTCAGAATTGATCCACCTGGCACCTTCTGTTTCTACGAAGCAGTGTTCGATATGGTTGATCGCTTGCACGCACGTACGTTCGTCGAGGTTGGCTGTGGTGCTGGTGGGCTCTCATACAAATTAGTTGAACGCGGGCTCACAGGCGTTGGCTACGATTTCTCTGCTGAGGCCGTCGCCCTCGCTACGGAAACCTTACGTCCCTTCATTGCCGCGCGACGATACCAACTCATCCACGGCGACGTGTGGAGTATCGCCGCTAGCGAAGAGCACGTTGACCTGAGCCTCAGTATGATGGTCATGGAACATATCCATGACGATGTGGCATTTTTGCAAAAGCTTGCCTCGCTCGTCCGCCCTGGTGGGCATGTCCTGGTCGCAGTGCCAGGACGAAAAGAGAAATGGTCGGTTGAGGATGATACCGTTGGTCACTTACGTCGCTATGACCGAGAAGACTTGATCGCCACCTTTGCGAAAGCACAGATCGAGAATGTTGAAGTGTGGTCCGTTGCGGTCCCTACAGCCAACTTACTTTTCTCACTCGGGAACCTCATGATTCGTCACAGTGCGGAGACGGAGAAGCGCCAACAAAGCCAGCGCCAGCAAACGGAAACGAGTGGCATCCGCGAGATTCCCTTTAAGACGGTGTTCCCTCCGTTCTGCAAGCTCCTGTTGAATCGCGTGACACTTGCTCCGCTCTTCTGGCTCCAACGCCGGTTCTACCATACCCGTCTTGGCTTAACGCTGTTGGGGGTGGGGACAGTGAAATAA